AGTCAGCAAGagtaacatattaaaaaaaaaacattttaaaaagcaCTAAGTGGGTTTCTACTGATCAAGTCCTGACGAGATCAGCCGATAGAACATATTAAAAAGCTTAGCCTTGGGCGAAAAGAAGTATTCGGGGCTGATAAAAGTGTGGCAAAATAAATAGGATGTGGTAGAGCAGGAGTTCGGTTTGAGTTGAGGTGGCTTTATTCCTTCTTGTGTGGTAGATAACTTAGGGTCTGACTAGTGACCATTCGAGAAACAAaaggaaagaataaaaaatgaaCGTACGAGAATAAAATAACAGGAATAAAAAGGAATAGTTGTTCCTtctcaaatttaacaaggaataattttgttttttaattctctacaaaaaaaaaatgcgaaaaaatgaaaaaattccttgtgaatggtaattttttttagaaacgtTAGGGGATGCATTATTACTCGTCATTCCTAGATCCGGAGTGCTTAAATGGTTGGACTCCCAAGGGAAGATCCTGAATGGTTTGGAGGAACTTCATAAATTAGCAAACGGTATGAACGGTGTGTTAAGTTTGTTAAGTAAGGCAGAATGATTGAAGTATTGTGGGTTTGATTGGGTTTGAAAGGTGAAGCGGACAAGAGAGGTGGTGTTTTCTCACCGTTAATGTTTGCTATGCATCTCTCTTGCAGGTTACTCTGCTTTGCCATATACAACTGAAACGATGTATTGTTTGAAAACTTATATAATCCCTcccaacaaatatattttgttcttgtatagaaagaaatataaaccacataacttaaaaattaaacaGAGGTTCTAAGCAGAAAGtctgatatatattttatgcgATTAAACAGTTTACTCAGATAAGCTCAAGAAacaatgcttcttgcttgctgctcaATCCAAGATCATTCAGAGTAGACTCACTTTCTCCATCCCCAAACGCATGCCGAGGGTAAGGCCTCACCTGTTTCAAATAACACCATCCAGTTAAGCACTATGTCAGTTAACAAATATCTTTATGAGGgattttattgatataaatgCACAAGTTTGTACCAGTCGGTAAGTCCTGGGTTTCACCACTCTTGCAATGTCTATGAAATCGAAAAGAGACTGCAAAAAGAGTGGCATGGATGGTAGTTTTAATATAAACTTTGAGAAGGTTGCAATAGCAAAGATTTTGGGGGGAAACTAACTTGGAGTTTATCGGATCTAAGGAATCGGCGGCCATGTCGAGTTCCATCAGGCATCCTGACTAGAAGAGTAATAGCATTCTCTTCGTCTGCTTGCGGTTCCTTTGGCAGAGAAGCTTCTTTTGCTTTTAGTTGCCTCTCGAGCTCCTGCAACAACAGtccaatggaaaaaaaaaacagtaatcAATAACAAAAGAACCGCCTTCACTAAGATCCAATAACGCGGTAGTCTTAGAAAGACGTGCCTGTTCCTCCTCAAGTTTTCTCTgagcttcttcctcttttttcttttcttcctccAGAAAAGCCTTTCTAGCAGCTTCTTCCTCTAACTGACGTGCCTCAGCATCTCTAATGGACTGCAGTTCTCTATCTCGGTCAGCTTGCAGGGACGCAAGATACTCATCATCCTGCACCATGTAGCAGCTCACTCAAGTTTATTATCACCAATATAACCCTCGATAAAACAAAGGGTTTTGTAAGTCAAGCAGCCAGTACCTGCTGTTCACGTATCAACCTCTGAGCTGTCAATGAAGGCGAGGGTGGACGTGGTGGTGCCCACTGCTGAGGAGGTAAGAATGGACGATGATTATATCCAGTTTCAGGAATGCCACCAAACATGGCTGCTTCGAGCATGACAGCTTCATCATGTTCCTCAGACGAAATGCCTCCCCACTTGAGTATTATATACAAAGAGTGTATCAGTAATGTACTGTATAAGCTACTCTACGATTCTCAACTGTAAAGTAATACAGGTACGCTAGTCTGGCCACTGTGTAAGAAACAAAACAGATATTACTGATACCTCGGAAGGAAACCTATTGCCACTGTCCACTGGATTATCTCCTTCAGGACTCCTACTCCGGGAACGGTCAGGGCTAGGTGGGGCCGGAGTTCCAGATGCCACACGTCTTGGCCTGTGTCTATAAAGAGGCTCATCATCAACGTCATCAGAGTCATCCTCAAATGGTGCGCTAGGTGCAGCCAATCTAGACAATATTAAACACACACAATTTTTCAGGCCTCGCTTTTTGACAAACAACAGCAGATAAACCGCAGAAGTTTTTGCAACTGGAGATATTAAGCTCAGAGATAACACAAAGCGTTACAGGAAGAACCAACAAACCTTCCGTTCAGGGCTTGGGTACTTTCTGATCCTTGAGCAGCAGAAGTTCCTATTTCTGAGGTTGAGGCCTTAAACCCTTGATTGCGTAAAGTTTCTTCCTCCGCTGACTGCATTCACACTTATATTAGAAGAGATCAAAGGAAgatgggaaaaagaagaagagagagacgggacaaccacagaccTTCAGTGACATTGTGACGGCTTTTGCTATGTCATCAGCATCTCCCATGTGAGAAGGCCTCTCTTCAGGCAAAGGATTATTTAGCCCCTGTAAGACAATTGAAATTTCGAAAAGATTGATAAGCCAAgataaacaagaaaacaaaccaaaaaaatgcCCATCCTCTTTAGAAAAGCTAACCTCAGCCTCCATCTTTGAGGCCTCAATGGCAGCTCGGATCATCTCTTCTTCCACCTCACTGTAATCTTGAATATTATTGGGTGCAGGTACAGCATGCCTACTTCTCCTTGTTGGTGCAAAAGGAACATCATCATCGCTCTCTTCATCTATAATAACCGTCCCTTGGGCAGCAGGGCCGATAACATGTGCTGTTTCCGTAACATCCTCAATAGTAGGAGCGTCACGAGATCGTTCTGATGGCCCAGTGCTATCCTTAACCTCTATGGGTATCTGCCTAACCTCCCTGGGATGACTAACGAACGAAGGCGGGCGTGGCATGAGCGGATCCCTATCAAAAATACTTGTAGCGAAGTCTGAATCGAGAAGCGAAAAGGGTCCACCCGCTGCATTGAGAAGAGATAGAGGAGATTGTGCAGCCGGAGGAATCACATCATCATCTATGTCCATTGCATCGTCTTCAGGGACATTCACTGGTGCTTCACGTACTCTGCGCAAagatcataacaaaaaaaaaacacacaaaataatgataaattttCAGATGATAAAATCAACGGTGAGATGGATGACATACGCATTTCGATCTCCCTCGATGAAATACGCATTAATAGCTTGATTAAGATCGCCACGATGCTCCTGGAATAACAAAAGAAGAAGGTAAAATTGTTAAGCATGAACCAGTCAGCTCTCAAATTAGAATAAACCTGAACACTGGCGAAAATCATATAATCAATCGACGAACAAATAGATATGATAAACGCGAGGATTCAGTAGAGCTAATCGGCAATGTAAGAAGATAAATTTAATTAGACCATCTTCGATTACAACCCTAACCGATCAATCTAAAGGCATCCGAGATAATCAAACGATTCGACTAGAGAACCTTTCGTATATCATATGTAAACCAATCGAGAAACATGAATCGAGATGAGTAATTCAAATCGGAATCACCTGGAGCTTCTGAGCGGCCACGGCGTCAGAAGCGCCGGTGATGCTGATGAAAGTGGCGATTGCTTCCTGATTCGGCGACGCCATGAGAGACGAAGAGAGGAATCGTTGTTTCGCAAGCTGCTGGGAATAGTTTGTTGGAGTGAGCAaggggaaaagaaaaagaagaagaagagattgtGAATTGGGGATTTGGATCGGCGAAACTCGTCGTTTTAACTTTTTTGGGCTTTTCGCTTTGGGCTTTTTGCTATTTTGTTGGGATCATTTGGAGAATAAAgtgaagtgtaaactctcttgAAGTTTCTCTATTCTTCTAACTCCTACGCTAACGATAAGTTAAAggaataattgtttaaaaatatttttaagactttCCACGATATCGCAgaataatactccctctgttttttaaagatggatgttctagaaaaatattttgtttccaaaaaatgtatttttcatgttttcaaaacatattttgtcaactaataatgaaaaattgtgtgtttcaaaaatattaattacatttcttttaatcctattggtttaaaaatataagaaatataaagttacaaaaaactatgcattaataactaagttttaatatagtttcttaataagtgtgaaaatccTAGAACATTCAtctttaaaaaacagagggagtaacaTTTAAAAGATCTGCATTTTACGTGGAGTGagtttataaatttgaaaataaaaaatatacatttagcAAGTTTCtttaggttttttttcttttccatagttgccaaatatttttattgttttgtttagtcAACCAAAATTACCAAATTTAACCATATTTATATgtgatattaaatttattattcaactattattatgttgttgattgTATTATTTAGAGAAGGACAatgaatatttctatttctccATATTGTCAATTAAAATTCACCGATCCAAATCGTTTATAAAGATGGAAGTATGATGGTATCATAATAGCCGATACAAATCGTTTATAAAGAATTTGATATTAGGTTAAGGTCGTTTATATCCCTATTAACTACTACGAATTACACTTATTATAAGTTTCCTTAATTTCCAAATATTATAAGAATTTGATAGTtgccaaatatttttattgttttgtttagtcAACCAAAATTACCAAATTTAACCATATTTATATgtgatattaaatttattattcaactattattatgttgttgattgTATTATTTAGAGAAGGACAatgaatatttctatttctccATATTGTCAATTAAAATTCACCGATCCAAATCGTTTATAAAGATGGAAGTATGATGGTATCATAATAGCCGATACAAATCGTTTATAAAGAATTTGATATTAGGTTAAGGTCGTTTATATCCCTATTAACTACTACGAATTACACTTATTATAAGTTTCCTTAATttccaaataaatataaaaattcttgCTTTGGTGAGAAAGTATTTGCATTTTAAATTATGTGGAGTTTTCTTAATTACATATTACCGAATTGTGTATCAAGgcacttataatatatatttaatcataagtttttaagttaatatttttaattatttattttaataaggaaaagataacaaacacaAAAGTAAGTCAATTTCGAAGTCGATATTGTGAATAAATTTATCTTATACCGACCACAATTTTGTTTCGATTTCGTTcggttaaattaaaaaaaaatgtatacatCAAACCGTCGCAGCAGTTAAAGCTCAGCCCAATCAATTAGTGAATTATGTAACTCTGCTTTTTGTGTTATTGTAACCTTAGGGTGAAAAATTATGAACATTATATAATGAAgagtatataaaacaattatatgcATATTTGACATGTATCAGAAAATATCTAATCACTTGGGAAATCAAAAACTATGCAAATAGTTGgtaattaaaacaaaacttttgtTATTAATGGACCGGACCAAAACCAAATTGAATAAAGTATTGGATTAGGCTTTTAATAATTATGAAAGATATTTAAATTATGAAAGGTATTGGATATTTGAGACTTAAGTCAAATTTCATAATAAATGTTCAAATCATATCTTTACAAAAACTAGATTgtttgtccgcgctacgcgcagaAAGTTGtttttggataaaaaattattacGAAAATTGAAAtacagtgaaacctctataaattaataatgttgggactacaccaaaactatatttttttattaatttatagaaattattaatttatctatgtattaattgaaccaaaaacttaatttgagattataaaattatattattttatagaagtttttagtatctattaatttatagattattaattttaaaaggtTATACTGTAACATGGAAATAAAActgtattaaaatatttagagaatcGTGTACGAAGTAAAGAGCAGTTTGTTTATTGTTTAACaacgtagacaaaagaaaaaatggttGTGCTGCAGAAGAGTGGGTTGGAGGGATATTGGAGCCTCGCTAAAAGAAAACAACGACATACTGAAAGAAAAAATCGTctgtatgtcgtcggaataacgttattccgacgaaataccgacaaAACAAGTCCttggaaataactcctcggaaatccctcggaattttccgacggaattccgaggaaacaaatttccgaggaaactccgaggaccaccagttcgtcggaaggAACATGtctctcggtatattccgagggttcatttcctcagaatttgaaccctcagaaaattccgaggaactagaccctcggtatattctgagggttcatttcctcggaatttaaaaaaattaatttttttttaaaaaataaaaattttgaaatttaaattcaaaaatagaaaattagaattaaaattgaaatcatattagttaatattcaaagttgtacaaataaaaataaaacattccgagttttagaaaaaaaaaactacgagtctggcacgtccgggaacacctcgttcgggtacatcctctgcatcatctccatcatttgctggttcaacctcctctgtgcctcatagcccacctgttgagccgccatctgggtctccaacaaagatatgcgatcatccttgtccttcaactgagccgtaagtacttctggatcaacaaaggacggtggtgcagaagaaggaggaaccgaccggatgcgacgacccaaaccgaccaaacgtcccttcttctttggaaccgactgaaatagaaaataaccaaatttaaatcaagaaataaatgaattaaactttaaaaaaaagaacttatggattcaacgatttcgttgattcgaaaccaggacaagttggtcgaagccgtcgaagcgtcatcctcggtttaaagctgagacacttcgtcctgcacctgagtttggaccaaggtgaccacttccctcacaagaccgtcatcaatctggccagtcttcttgttggtatacgccctcttcattagggcgagatcatcaaccggctcgccatcattttcttccgccttgaaaaaaaacataaattaaagaaacattagaaattagaagaaatgcaaataaaatttcaaaatttaaataattgaagaaaaagcgactgaacttaccatgcgatctcccagagaggcaatagattgagcacccaagtcatgcttgaagacgcccttccctttacggacgctcctgcggttggtggagttggtggaagaagtttatttcgtctcttccttatcccaatgcgcacacaactccgtccagaccgtgttgtttatcgactttgggaccttttgataaaaaaaaaagttaaataaattaaaaaatcgtttaataaatttaaaaaattgtttaataaattaaaaacaaaccttgttgatttcccacttcttcttccactcgtggatctgcttcccatagttgtccataattttatggacgaagtggtgatagataaagagcgtctcatcggaattccagttgaactcttgctgaaaaaaaaaaacacaattagtagaaaatttatattaaagattaaaattataagtaaaaaattagaatacttaccgcaaactgacgaaaccacagatgctgcttgtcggtagggaagtgagtgaaagtcggatgtcccctgtcgagggccgagtacatcatacggttgatccatgcgctgatcccgttcccggatcggttgaacctaacaaaaagaacaaacggttaataatgaatcaaatttaaaaaaaaaaaaatatgtttaattaccatgtttgaccccgtccatgtggatacggagtgagatagggaagatggtcacgaccgggctgtcgaaccaactccgcaacactcatcactcccggaggacccggaggagcaggagcgggtgcagcagcgggagtgAGAGGAGCAGGaacgggtgcagcagagggagatgtatggtaggagctgtggggcgaaggggaatcctgaaaatgactggaatcccgagactggcttcCTGTACCACCatgaccacgacgctgtcgatgccgggtctgatca
This genomic stretch from Brassica napus cultivar Da-Ae chromosome C9, Da-Ae, whole genome shotgun sequence harbors:
- the LOC106418371 gene encoding plant UBX domain-containing protein 8 — its product is MASPNQEAIATFISITGASDAVAAQKLQEHRGDLNQAINAYFIEGDRNAVREAPVNVPEDDAMDIDDDVIPPAAQSPLSLLNAAGGPFSLLDSDFATSIFDRDPLMPRPPSFVSHPREVRQIPIEVKDSTGPSERSRDAPTIEDVTETAHVIGPAAQGTVIIDEESDDDVPFAPTRRSRHAVPAPNNIQDYSEVEEEMIRAAIEASKMEAEGLNNPLPEERPSHMGDADDIAKAVTMSLKSAEEETLRNQGFKASTSEIGTSAAQGSESTQALNGRLAAPSAPFEDDSDDVDDEPLYRHRPRRVASGTPAPPSPDRSRSRSPEGDNPVDSGNRFPSEWGGISSEEHDEAVMLEAAMFGGIPETGYNHRPFLPPQQWAPPRPPSPSLTAQRLIREQQDDEYLASLQADRDRELQSIRDAEARQLEEEAARKAFLEEEKKKEEEAQRKLEEEQELERQLKAKEASLPKEPQADEENAITLLVRMPDGTRHGRRFLRSDKLQSLFDFIDIARVVKPRTYRLVRPYPRHAFGDGESESTLNDLGLSSKQEALFLELI